AGCCCTACTCATGAGGACAAGCCTAATTCGAGCCATATTCACAGAGAGGAAAACAGGTTTGtcggtgtttgtgtttatgtttgcATGCACTTACTTGGATTATGATATGCAAAACAAGCAGGAAAGCCTGTGTTTATAATCACTAGGATTGTCTGTGTAGATTCACATCAGTCATCCAGGAACAATATCAAAATGAAGTGAGAACATACATTGGACTGTCACTGTAGATTTGAAACAGCTTTTTAATGGATGCCCTCACTTACTCATTACTCATTCGCTAAGAGGAGTAGTTTCTGGATTTCCTCACATGAAATCAGAACTGAAGTAGCCAATCAGATGAATGGCGAAACATTTTAAAATCTACAGTGACAGTCCAGTGCTTGCTCTTTGTTTTGAGATCAGTAGGATTCTCAACGTGCATGTCCTGTGTGCTGCCATTTGTCTGCATCAAAGATCTTCTACAAAGGTACAATTAAATTCATTCCTCTTGACTGTCGTCTTTTTGACATTAACCTGGGATCATTTTTACCTCTCTCTTTCTGATTCCTCTCATAGCATAAGCGATGGTCCCAAACGTTTGGGCCAGCCGGGCACACCCGGGGGACAGGACCTAGAAACTGCGCTGCACAACCTGTCAGCCCGCCAGCAGAGCCACTCCTCTGAGCGACCTTTCTTTGAAGTGGAGCGTGAACGGAAACTCCGTGCCTTGGCAGCACACTGTGGGGAGGGCGACATTTCCAGTGGCTTCCTGACACCCAGCGACAGTGTGATGTCTAACTCGACGCTGTCTACAGGCACCAATTACTCTAATGGCAGCTCACAGCACTCCTGTGGCTCCTCACGTAGCTCTAGGTCCTATCTGCCTGATCGTCTCCAGATTGTCAAACCCCTGGAAGGTgagttgtttgtgtgtctgctagGTTTCGGTGATTGGACGAATATATAAAGTaaaatcaaatttttttttttgtatagcccaaaagcacaaatttgcttcagagggctttacagcaatacaacatcctatccttagactctcgcattagctaaggaacaactccctaagaaaaaacctttaacagggagaataaataggaagaaacctcagggagagcaacagagaagggatctctttcccaagacagacagatgtgcaatggatgttgtgtgtacagaatagaacacaatttacataatacaacattgaaagaggataacaaaattataatttaattatagcatatatgaagaatatgatgaggagtatgccaaacagtgtccagatgccaccggaacatccTAGgatctgagccacgtgaccaccatcaccatgtagacctggcaggaggacagactacacctgcatacaggggagactcacatcacaccattcacataaggGGGAaacagacaagaaaaaacattagtcacacatcagagagagagagaaggatgcaaccttgaaacaggataacaatattatatggatttataagatatacaaaGAATGGGattaggaggatgccaagcagtatccagatggcgaccaccatcaccatggagacctgggaggaggacagactgcacatgcacatgggggagactaacatcacaccattcacatacacaggaggagagaaaagagaagatacaattcagagagagagaaaagatgtgagagaaaagaaaacagttGCAATCGtcaatactctataatctcgtcggcagaacagtgcttggtaaattcattgagatagaAACTATCCACCAGTACATGTCATAAGTATTTAatttaaaggcagctaattgtaagttaaggcaaaaagatgagttttaagtttggattttaaaggactcaacaaactctgattgtctgactgcagcaggcaggttattccacaagaacggagctgataggaaaaggccctgccaccagctgacttctttttaactttggttacacacaagagccctgtattttgagagcgaaaagCTCGAGCTGGAATGTAtgctttaaggagatcagacaggtaagatggggcaagccgatttaggattttataagtcagcagaagcaccctcaagtctgatctaacatggataggatgccaatgaagggaggcaagaattggttcaATATGGTCAAAACTCCTAGATGTAGTTAGGATTCCAGCAGCAGAATTCTGAAccgtctgaagacttttagtactagcatgttgCAGACTTGAAaccgaacattacagtaatcaagtcttgatgaaacaaatgcatgtattagagtctctgcatcagctatggacaggaaagaccgaattttagctatgtaattatgtaagtgaaaaaaggcagtcttggtgtttTTTAAATGTACTTATCAAAGGAAATGCTGGGATCAAAACTAACACCAAGAGTTTTGGTTGCCACACTCTCTTTGGCAATTGGCAATTGGCTGACTCCAATGGGCagtaggggttttttttttttggccaattttttttccttttacttCGCTAATTTAATGGTCTGCCTCCTCTAGAATTCAACTTGGTAAATAATTAACCAGGTTAAATAGTGATTGTCAAATGGTCAGAGATatccagcctcaacctcaatatctctgaccacctggtAATCACTATGGACATTAACATCCCTATCCCAAATTCAAAATAAGCTTCAAAAATCAGTTTCAGAATCACTTTTAACGTGTGATTAATGTTATGTGTTATGTTTTTGGCGTGTtacttttatgttcattttaacttatATTGATTCATCTTTGAGTACCCtgaaaagcgctctataaataaaatgtattatattAACCTGTAAAGCGCAATTCAAAAAGTTTGTGAATAGGAATTGGCAGTAGGAGTTGCATGATATGCACattcttgttgcactgatttccGATGAGTCTTTCACGAAACGGGGCTGTGATTGCAGTGATTACATGAAAATGAGAATCTTTGGCTGGCACTTCTCATTTGCAAGGATGGCAGATTACTTCATCTAGGTCCTTCGGCTTGCCAGTTGCGTCTGGTTTAAAAGCAAAATAATCCCAAACgggattttgtatttttttgcaaCAAGCTCTTTCATGATTGCATTCACTGAAAATCACCGGTGGCGGCACAAATTTATTGGCATTTGCTGGTTGTTGGGCTGATAGTGGCTGGCAGGAAAATTTTGGCATGTCACCCAACCCTATTGTCTGCATCATGTAAGGTGTTCAGATTTAGGACAAGAAGTGCAAAGCTTCCCTACTTGTTAAAAGACAGTTAACGATTTGGCTTTTTAGTTTATAAATGTAATGGTTAATAAGTATATTATGCTTATGCAtagtatgcataattattatgcaCATTTATGTAACCATCTGCAACATTattcaatattttaaaaaaatatatgatTTCTGAACCAGGTTCAGTGACTCTGCACCAATGGCAGCAGCTGGCCAAGCCCAACCTGGGAGGCATCCTGCACCCACGACCCGGGGTCCTGACCAAAGATTTCAGGGAGCTGGAGATTGATATGCAGCATGTGTATAGCCTCAACGACCTTGAAGAGGATGAACCTGACCTTTCACATCTCCCTGGAGCACATGGCACCATGGGTAAGAGGAAAAGAAGTGGGGAATAAATCCCAGAGAACCTTATGCAAACCAGACTTTCCAGCTGGAGGGGAAGAAGGTCTAACTACACCACCTTGCTGGTGGAGATGCACCCTATGTCCACCATGCCTCTACTGTGGTGTACCACACATACGTATTTACCAGTCTTCATCCATTCACTTTTGCTCGTTTCTCCTTTGATTTAATTAAATCCCAAACATGATCTCCACCCTTCATCACTATACTCACATTTCCTTCTAGCTGTTGTTTTCAAACCGGTCCTCTGGAACCCATTGTACTGCTGGAGCCAGTTGCACCAGCTGTGTGTAAATCCAAACTAAGCCTAGTTATCACCTAAGTACTTGCCAAATCCATTACACACAAAGCAGAAATTAAATACACTCAAACTGAAGAGGGTTTGAAGATGTTTTGCTGCCCATCCAAATGGCTTCCTCAGTTGCTATTTATTACTCATCATAGCTTATTTGTTACTAAATACTTTACACCTACCAACTAattgattgtaaagcgctttgagtggctgttgcagctagaaaagcactgtataaaatCTAGTCCATTTGCCATTACCAGCTAGCAGGTTTAATCAGTGTTCATGGTTGCAAGCTAGTTCACAGCAAAACAAATTAACAAATAATGTCAGTGACACAACAGCagtaacaacaacagcaacaactgtaTGAACAAAGCTATGGCCCACTTAGATCATTTACAATGACTACTAATAGAAATAATTCACCGTCAGCAGTATTTAAACAATAGGTTACTGGATTTAAACAATCATGTGGACTTCTATGCCTGGTTTCAGCATCGTGAGGCTGGTGTGGCACTTCCATATTTACATGGGTGAATGGTTTTTGATGGGATGGCTGCTGTGGTGTTTGATTAATTTGATTTGATTAGATTTACAAATTATTAAGGCTTACCAAACTACAACACTCCTAACTTTTGAGCGGTGAAATCCATATAAGTAAATAGCTAGTTTTCAATTTACAAGTTAATACTAAGAACCTTCTAGATATGTAACAGAGATACTGACGCAACCAGTTGTTGCCTGGTAGTTGGGTACGTTCACCTGTTGTGTCGGATATTCAAGCTATTTTACGCAATTAACTACCAGATTAGATTAGATAACCAGCATTAATGTGGATGCTTGAGGACCCAATTGAAAACCAATGCCCCTAACCCTATATGTCCCATCTACTTGAGTTTTTTTTACACCTAAATGTTTGTCACCCAGTCACAGTTTTGTTTTGTACATTTTCTGTTACTTATTCAGATGTGTGCTCTCCCTTTAATATCTTAACACCATCTGACCTTGTTGTTTCATTATTCATTCCATACTGTATGGTGAGCCTGTGGGCTCTCATTCAgtatgtgtgtagatgtgtgtattTTCATTTGTGTTTAGTTAAGTGTGTCCTTTTCCCTCCATAACTTCACAGTCTCTCCATCTGGTCCAAATCTCCCCCAGACCTCTCCCACACATACTCTTACCACGTGTCGAGTCCTCCAACCCTCCCTTCTCAACCCCCATTTCTCTGCCAGGTAAGAATGCACAAATATGCACATGTAtatagtaaacacacacacacacacacacacacacacacacacacacacacgaacatataTCCATACCATTTCAGCTTCATGTGCTATTTGGTTACCATTGTCTTAATGGTCCTATTGTCCGCTGCTGTCAACTCTCCATAGGCCAAGTTTGTtttgaagttttgttttttgtttcattGGTAACAGGTTAATGTTTTAAGATGTCCTGTCCTCCATCTTGTTACTCTCTCTTTACTGACCTGtttcgttttttatttttttgtcatctCTGTTGTGACAGAACGCGTCTGTCTTGGTTCTTTCTCCAACTCTAAAAGAAGCCCATGAGGCAAAGTAAGAGTGAAGGGTTGCGAGTGAAGTCAGGATGCTGGAAGAATGTCTTCATTTCATTAAGGGTGGAGGCACAGTGTCAGTTTTGAGGCACCAATCTTATACCTTTTCAATTCAATAGTCAAGACTTATGTAAACTAAAATTTCGTGAAAGATTGGAAAAGTTTTCCCCGCAGTGATATTTTAGCAATTTACTGGGTAAAATACCTGTGCTGTGCGTCCATCTTAACCTTCCTCATTTGAGTTGTACTTCAGCTCTTACTCTGCACCCCATAACATTTGGCTAAATGATAAACTGTTAAATTCTCTGTTTTGAAATGACTCATCATCCCACTTTTGGTTTGTTAACATTATACTAATTGCATGAATACATTTCACTGTTCTAGGTGTTTCGCATGAACCTGCAGATCCTGTATCATGAGTACTCACACAATAACATCCTGTTTATCCAGGGGtcggtgtgtgtgtaggggggggggatacaagggGATACCATCCCTCTTTTTATCAAATTGACAAAAACCAACCCTTTTATAAAACTGCCATCCATCCTTTCCATTTGCTTTGAGTTAATGCTGttatgtgatatttcttaatcaagGAATGATAGTACAACTATAGAAATATATTATCGATACTTGAATTCTATTCATATTAAGAGATTTGCACACCACTAGCCTTGCCCTTGGCTGCACAGGGACTTGTCTTTTCTCTTTCATAGTCAAGAATAATATGTAGGGCTGTGGCTACAGATTAAAAGGTGATTGTCATTTTATAAGTcccctccttccaccaccaccaagaTGGTTGTCCTCACCAGACACTGTCATTCCTGTTGGACTTTTTTACAGATTGACTGCTGTGTTTATTCATCACTTACAGCATGGTATCGACTGGCACTTATGCCAAGTGAACTAACTGAAAATGCACTACAATGGCAGCACATTGTCTTTTTTGTGTCACGTGATCATGTTTTTAAATTTGTCATGCAAGGATACAACACTGTGAGAGATTGTGCCACAAGAAAAGGCTTGGTTTAATAATGGTTCTGCTGCGTGTGATTGATTCATTaaatttttttggtttgttttgttttgtttggcagCCTTCACAGTCTCCGCCTGTCAGCTTGTGGGGGCGGTGAGCCTCTGACCACTCCCTCCATATCCCAGCGCGAGCACTTAAGCTCTGGCACGGGAGGCTCCACCATCGCCCCAACCTTCACCACCTCATCACTGGGACTACTGAGTCTGCTGCAAGAGCGGGGCATTTCATCCTCCCCCTATCCCTGCCAACACGCCTGCCTTCCTCAGCGCTCGACGCGTCCATACACCACAGCAAAGGAGAAGGTTGACGGCTGGTCTTCAGAGTGCAATAAAAAAAGGAACGTTTTCAGCTTCAACCTGGTTGAGAAACTGCAGAGTTTGGGGCTGCACAAAGTTGTAGCCTGGGGAATGGCCAGTCGCAGTGGGAAAGAAACTGAAGCAGTCTGGCACCTAACTTAAGTCTTACGTGGACTGTACCACCACTTTCTTTGGTCTCATTCACTGTAGTGACTTTGAATCCAGCCATCAGCTCTAACTATGTGAGCTTACATTTTACCCAAATCCTCAATGGTTTTGTCATGAAAGAAAAGCTGCAAGATGAGCTTAGAGCCATACTTTATTTCTTCAATGTCAGCGTCATTTTTCTTTCAGCTTGTGCATAGCAGGTACGGGGCAACTTGTGACGCCATCTCAGGACAATCACCTGACTCATGTCTGTAACGCACAGAAAGatcggttgttgtttttttttatattttttttttcctccccaattgtacttggccaattaccctattttccgagctgtcccggtcgctgctccacccccgttgccaatctgatccggggagggctgcagactaccacgcgtctcctctgataaatgtggagtcgccagccgcttcttttcacctgacagtgaggaattttgccagggggatgtagcacgtgggaggatcacactattccccccggttccccctcccccctgaacaggcgcccctaccgaccagaggaggcgctcgtgcagcgaccaggacacatacccatgtccgacttcccacccgcagacacggccaattgtgtctgtagggatgcccgaccaagccggcggtaacacggggattcgaatcggtgattcctgtgttggtaggcaacggaataggccgctatgttACCCAGATGCCCTGGTTGTTGCTTTTTAAAtcaggcaagaaaaaaaaaaacatgtaggaAAAAGAATTTGacttttttatactgtgttaatgTTAGTTATTTTACATGGTATGAAAGGATAAGGGGCTCCTCCtgagcattttaaaaaaaatgtattacaTATATATTTGTCTTAGTTGTTTAAGTGTTGATGTCATGCTGTGTAAATAACAAATGACAATTTCATCATTTTAGGAACGTTCGTAGAttaagttattgttattattggaaCCAAACTGGCTGCTGATGCGGAGTACATCACATCAGAGAAATGCATTCGAATGTGCTTGTTGTTCTGCTGTAATGAATGTAGCACTTTGTGAAAAGGTCTGTTCAGTGTGCTGAGGTAAAGCCATGGGATAAAGTCATCAATGAGCACTTCGATTACCACCTGCCCCAAACCAGCAGAGCTTAAAACACTGAATTTTCAGGAGTTGCGTCACCCTGGATATCACTGAAAACCCCTATACAGCATCACCTAAGAGCCAATTGTATAGCGCTTACATTTAAGTAACTGTCAATCATTGTGATGAACTTTTGCTCAGCTTTTCCCCTCCAAGGCAGTTCAGGTAGTTTGCCTACTTGTATCAAAGATGATTGGGATTGCTACCAGCAATAAGGATTTTTAGGCGGTGACTGAATTCTCATTCAAGTCTACTGTGTTTCATGTCGTGGGGAAATTCAAACTGCTCGGAGATTGTGAAATCCAGGTCACGACTGGCATTCAAAGTGAATTCTCCCGTTGCTTTCAGGAGAACACCTTATGTAAAGAGATGCACGCGTCTTTGTTGTCAGAAGAGCGATGTCTTATTTAAAGAGCATGTTGccattgatcttttttttttttcctaggcaACCAACAGTAGGCAGGCATAGGATACTATGGATTAAAAAGGGAAATATCATAAATGCAGATAATAATTTGTATTGTGACAATGATCAACCAAACTGCTGTCTTTCTCTGATGCTGCATTCACTGTTTGCTGAAATCTGTGTTAGAAGTTGTATGTCAGTGTATATAGAAATTGCATCACCTCTAAATTAAACTTCACTCTGAAATTTCCATCCAACGCGCTTATTTGTTGACACCGCTTCATACTTGAATGCATTTTTTAGATGAgtgtaatttaacaaaaaatcAGTGTATCCAGTATGAAAACATGGCTATAATGACTGTTTTGACAACTACTAACGGTTTATTTATAGAGTTTTAGGGTGACATTCATTTTTGACAGTATGAATCTCGTCAGTGTCATCACAGTTGTTGCCATTGTCGGGTCTTCAGTCTGTGCTGCGACGGCCGAAGTCCACCCAACCCTGGTAGTCCCGATCTGACATGCACTCAGAGTTCATTATCTCTGCAAACACCAAACAGAAGCGGTCAACATGCATGTAAGCTAAAGACAGCATGAAGTCGGGGGATGCATTTGGCCATTACTCGATTCTACATCTCGATTATTTTGGTTTTTGCTCCTGTGAATCACACATACACCAAGACAAAGACTTCTCACACTTGCGCATCCACACCCTCAGCATACCTGAAATTGTTTGCATAATTTGTTTTGTCAGCAACTCGCGCTCATCCTCTGACAGGTGTGCCAGCCTCTCCATCCGTGTCATGCGAGTCTGGAATTTCTGGTCCGGTCTAGCGACTGAGTCcttgctgtttcttgttttcCCCCTGGTGGCCAGGAGCTGCTGTAGGATCCCACTCTCTCTGGTGTCTCCATCTGTAGGTGACTGGGAGGCTGATGCCATGCCATGCACGAGCAGTGCAGCCACAAGTGCACACACCATAATTCCATTCACTGCCATATCTCTAGACAAAAAAGATTGTGGTAAACTTTTGTGAATCTTTATATGACATAGAACATATAAACACAGAGCAAAGAACGAATGTTTTACTAACTTCTTTTCAGCTAATCAATGACAGACCTATGTTACCTGTGAGGATGCTCTCCAGTCTGCGCTGTATGAAGGTCAGAGGAGTGTGAGGCTTCTGGAACGGGTAATGGCTCTTTTATATACAAACTTTGGTGTAGGCAATATGCCTTGAAAGCACAGGCGCCTTGAAAGCACAGGCTAATAACTGTGCTCATTATAGAGCTTTCCATTGATTGGgatacagatggacagacaggatgtgcgTAAAGGAAATGATGTACCACTCCGCATTCACTGTGGACTCATCAATACAACTCTAACTCACCTGGAGATACCTTTTACACTGTAATGATAATAAAATGACGAAATGCGTTTATCTTAGAAACTCAATAATATTTGACTGCTTTTTAAACCATTACACAGGATCTGCTGTAATTACTATCTGGGTTGAGCTCCCTTGTAGAAATGTGGatttgatggggtttttttttggggggggggggctaatacaGGATATCTCATTGGGGTAATCAAATTAGAGCTTCCTATCCTGATTGGCGTTTTCATCATAAAAACTTAATTCCCGTAAAAGAATACTAGAGTACTTGCCCAAATGTGTGAGCACAATATTTTTGTAAAGAAAAACTCCGGACAGGAAATAATTGATGTGTTGTTAAGAAATACATCCTCTCGCTAGACTAAAGGGCACGTAATCACGAGGCCAAGGAATGCACACACCCATTAGAGACTGATGTACAAAGTCCCTAACCAAACAGAGATGAACCAATCTGTCATCTGGTACACGAATAAACACCCTGTTTATCAATCAGCACGTTCCAGGTGGCCAGCTATCATTTCTGCCTTTCCTCACAAAAGTAACACAcactcgcgtgtgtgtgtgtgtgtgtgtgtgtgtgtatatatatatatatatatatatatatatatatatctttgttaaaagaaacactcaacaaataaggagcaaaataatccagtaattcaagtaaattctttatgagacagtataagcctgtttcatgccataaacagtCATCTGACAATCATCAGcagctaatgattgcttatggcatgaaacaggcttatactgtctcataaagaatttccttgaatcactggattatatatatacatatatatcacaCATATACCTTCATCTCATTAGCCACTATGCCATATATGGTACCTCTTTCTTTTTACTGTAATTAAATGATGAATAATGGTATCTGCAAAGGGAATAAACAAGGTTATGATAACTATTGGCCTCTCGGGTATCTGAGAATACCACACCCTGCTTAACAATAATTGATGCTAGCATCCGGgggggcatggcagtctattctgttgcctatcaacatggggctaatccctgtgttacctccggcttggtcaggcgtccctacagaacatTTTTAACAGACATCTTTTGGCCTGAGGGAGATGAAGAATTATCTGAAAATTCCAGAAATACCATTTAAATTCTGTTGACCATGGGCATGAAAAAAAGAGCTGGCCTTAAAGAATTGAAGTTTCGCCCTTTGTTTGAGGGCTTAAACTGGGACAACCTCCAGAACCAGGAAATGCCCTTCATTCCCCAGCCAGTCGATGAAATGGATATGACATATTCTGAAGCAAGAAACAACGCTCAGCACCTCACTGTGTCTGGCTTCAGTCTCTAGAGTTTCAAATATTCCAAGTCTGTAGGGACTTCCttgtcatccctacagacacaactggccgtgtctgtgggtgggaagccagatggtatgtgtcctggtcgctgtgtgACCAGTGTTAGTCTGCGTTGTGATTTCCTTGGAAATGCAGAGGTGGACAATTTCTCTCTTTTATGGTCTCAGACTGTTTATTCTGCCACTGacataaaataaatgtaaaaaaaaaaaacttcttcagGAAATAGCTTGTTTCTCCACATCTGCTCCTAAATAACCACCAATAAAGACCCAAAGTTACAAAAACAAGACATATTAACAGAACATATAAGACACATTAAGgattgataaataaataaattaattaattataggGGTAAACAAAAGAATGGGGCTAATCAAGATGGATACATATCCCTCTTTCCACACGTACATAGCAGGAAAGAGGCAGAGGTGAGGGGAGACCAATGTTTAAGGGGGTGATGTGGACAGGAAAAGGGGTCAAAAAGGGGAGGAGCTACAATAAACGTTTCCTGATaagtaaatataaaataaattaataaagaatacaattaataaaataataatgataagattttgtgtaattatatgAACATAAAGATCAATTCTACATTCACCCCTCTAGTATTACACAACAATCTGAACACATCACAAATCGCAATTACCCACCCACACAAACCAAAGCAACACAATACCCACGACATTCACATAAAAAGTCAACAATATCTTCTACCTACTAAGTTTAGGAGGGATACAGACTGGCCCAGCGCCAAGCCATATCTACAAGCCACCCCATGGACAAAATGAGGTGCCACAGAAATGGGCATAAAAGGGCGGGAaacccacaaaacaaaaacaatcgaATAAAAAGCAGAGAGTGAATCAGCTCTGTGGATATTGCACTATGTAGTATATCACGCCTAGAACAGAATGAAGGCAGACTGTGGAGCAACATTAAAACGTGGCATAAACTGTACCATGGCTTCAATAAATCTATGAACTGGCCTCACTACCCTACCATACCTAGAGCAAACACTACTCTTGGAGCCCTCAGGGCCCCAAGAATAGTGAATAACAGTAGCTGATGGAAGTGAAGAGAACATGTCTTGGCCAGGAGGAGCTAATTGGCTAAGATGACCAGCCAAAGAAGCAGCTCTCTGTGATGGGCCGGAATCCCAGTCGCCACAGGAGGAACGACGCATCCTCCTCGGACAAAGACATGTCACCAGTAGTCCCAGTcaccacaggaggagaggagggacgaCACATCCTCCTCGGACAAAGACATGTCACGAGCAGCACACATAGAGAGGTTCTCAGTTGACTGAGGTAGACATACCACATAGAATGCATCTTGCATACAACTTTCGCTGACGCTGCACACTTATTCCAGCAATCTTGAGTAGGGCTCTGACAGGAGACGTTGGCCCACAGGTTTGACAAAGGGAGTCCCGTTGAGAGCATCAGCCACCACATTCAGCC
This genomic stretch from Lampris incognitus isolate fLamInc1 chromosome 5, fLamInc1.hap2, whole genome shotgun sequence harbors:
- the LOC130113453 gene encoding cholecystokinin, with the translated sequence MAVNGIMVCALVAALLVHGMASASQSPTDGDTRESGILQQLLATRGKTRNSKDSVARPDQKFQTRMTRMERLAHLSEDERELLTKQIMQTISEIMNSECMSDRDYQGWVDFGRRSTD